From a single Raphanus sativus cultivar WK10039 chromosome 3, ASM80110v3, whole genome shotgun sequence genomic region:
- the LOC108845871 gene encoding probable 2-oxoglutarate-dependent dioxygenase AOP1 isoform X2, which yields MKKRFQKKSIVFKLESRKGKHHQNSQNQEMGTSKWDKVKADVRKALEDYGCFEALFPKVSYELDKSVFEAIEELFGLPIQAKERNVSPKPYHGYLSRDLYESLGIDDANLAERVNDFTQQLWPDHGNKRISETMHGVSDKLAELDVMVRRMILESFGIEKYIDEHLDSTNYLFRMMKYTPPPPHDGADTKLGLPCHTDKNIMTILHQYQIEGLEIQTKDEKWFKVKPSQHFSFIVMVGDSMCAFLNGRLSSTYHRVLMTAKKTRYTTALFSTPKTGVIIDSAEELIDEEHPRVFKPFEFNDYRDFYNTEDGYAAQSTLHAFCAL from the exons ATGAAAAAAcgattccaaaaaaaaagtatagtaTTTAAGCTAGAATCAAGAAAGGGAAAACACCATCAAAATTCTCAGAATCAAGAAATGG GAACCTCAAAGTGGGACAAAGTGAAGGCTGATGTTCGCAAAGCTTTAGAAGACTATGGCTGTTTTGAAGCTCTCTTTCCCAAAGTGTCTTATGAGCTTGATAAGTCTGTTTTCGAAGCCATAGAAGAACTTTTCGGTTTACCGATTCAGGCCAAAGAGAGAAATGTGTCGCCAAAACCCTATCATGGATATCTAAGCCGAGATCTTTACGAAAGTTTGGGGATAGATGATGCTAATCTTGCGGAGAGAGTCAACGACTTTACTCAACAGCTGTGGCCTGACCATGGAAACAAGAGAATAAG CGAGACGATGCATGGGGTTTCGGATAAATTAGCAGAACTGGATGTGATGGTGAGGAGAATGATACTGGAGAGTTTTGGGATAGAGAAATATATTGACGAACATCTTGACTCTACCAATTACCTTTTTCGCATGATGAAGTATACACCACCTCCTCCTCATGATGGTGCGGATACAAAATTAGGTTTACCTTGTCATACGGATAAAAACATCATGACAATACTTCATCAGTATCAAATTGAGGGTTTGGAAATTCAGACCAAAGACGAAAAATGGTTCAAAGTGAAGCCATCTCAGCATTTTTCTTTCATAGTAATGGTTGGAGATTCTATGTGT GCTTTTTTGAATGGCCGATTGTCTTCTACATATCACCGAGTCCTGATGACGGCAAAGAAGACAAGGTATACGACTGCCCTGTTCTCGACTCCAAAAACAGGAGTTATCATTGATTCAGCTGAAGAGCTTATCGATGAAGAACATCCACGTGTGTTCAAACCCTTTGAATTCAATGATTACCGTGACTTCTATAACACGGAAGATGGGTATGCAGCTCAGTCTACTCTCCATGCTTTCTGTGCTCTCTGA
- the LOC108844016 gene encoding LEC14B protein, with protein MFFGPNEFDADEMGYAMSRLETESGVGSSSVSHRSSEHLAGLDQEINQITKLKSSPHQRYSRVVPGRHELPVSTVRMLAGRESNFSGRGGRFSAADRCHMLSRYLPVKGPWLVDQMNSRAYVSQFSTDGSLFIAGFQGSHIRIYNVDKGWKVQKDILAKSLRWTVTDTSLSPDQRNLVYASMSPIVHIVDVGSGTTESHANVTEIHDGLDFSADEDGGYSFGIFSVKFSTDGRELVAGSSDDSIYVYDLEANRVSLRTVAHTSDVNTVCFADESGNLILSGGDDNLCKVWDRRCFIGRDKPAGVLVGHLEGVTFIDSRGDGRYFISNGKDQTIKLWDIRKMSSTPPAKHEVHINYEWDYRWMDYPPEARDLKHPFDQSVSTYKGHSVLRTLIRCYFSPLHSTGQKYIYTGSNDSSVYIYDLVSGDKVAVLKHHSSPVRDCNWHPHYPTLISSSWDGDLVIWEFPGSGEAPIMSKKRVRRRHLYY; from the exons ATGTTTTTTGGACCAAATGAGTTTGATGCTGATGAAATGGGTTATGCAATGAGTAGACTCGAGACTGAATCTGGAGTAGGTAGTAGTAGTGTTAGTCACAGGTCAAGTGAGCATTTGGCAGGTTTAGACCAAGAGATCAACCAGATCACTAAGTTGAAGTCTAGTCCTCACCAACGCTATAGCCGTGTAGTTCCTGGGAGACATGAGCTACCTGTTTCCACTGTGAGGATGTTGGCTGGTCGAGAAAGTAATTTCTCTGGAAGAGGAGGAAGGTTCTCCGCAGCTGATCGTTGCCATATGCTAAGCAGATATTTGCCTGTTAAGGGTCCTTGGCTTGTAGATCAAATGAACAGCCGAGCTTATGTCTCTCAGTTTTCAACTGATGGTTCTCTCTTTATTGCTGGGTTTCAG GGAAGCCATATTAGGATTTATAATGTAGACAAGGGTTGGAAAGTTCAAAAGGATATTCTTGCAAAAAGCTTGCGTTGGACTGTTACTGATACTTCTCTCTCTCCTGATCAGCGAAACTTG GTTTATGCAAGCATGTCACCTATTGTTCACATTGTGGATGTTGGGTCTGGTACAACAGAGTCTCATGCAAATGTTACG GAGATCCATGATGGGTTAGACTTCTCTGCTGATGAAGATGGGGGGTACTCTTTTGGAATATTCTCTGTTAAATTCTCAACGGATGGACGAGAACTTGTTGCTGGGAGCAGTGATGATTCCATTTATGTTTATGATCTTGAAGCAAACCGAGTTTCACTCCGGACTGTTGCACACACA TCTGATGTAAATACTGTGTGTTTCGCCGATGAAAGTGGAAACCTGATTTTATCTGGAGGTGATGATAATCTCTGCAAG GTGTGGGATAGGCGTTGTTTCATTGGGAGAGATAAGCCAGCTGGTGTTCTGGTGGGACACCTTGAAGGTGTTACATTTATCGATAGCCGTGGAGATGGTCGCTATTTCATATCAAATGGCAAAGACCAAACCATCAAGTTATGGGATATCAGAAAAATGTCATCAACTCCACCTGCAAA GCATGAGGTGCATATAAACTATGAATGGGATTACAGATGGATGGATTACCCTCCAGAGGCAAGAGATCTAAAGCACCCTTTCGATCAGTCAGTGTCCACATATAAAGGTCACTCGGTGTTGCGTACTCTAATCCGTTGCTACTTCTCTCCACTGCATAG TACTGGCcaaaagtatatatacacaGGATCCAACGACAGTTCTGTCTACATATATGACTTG GTAAGTGGAGACAAAGTGGCAGTGCTAAAGCACCATAGTTCACCTGTAAGAGACTGTAACTGGCATCCGCATTACCCTACGCTTATAAGCTCGTCGTGGGACGGAGATCTTGTGATATGGGAATTTCCCGGGAGCGGTGAGGCGCCAATCATGAGCAAGAAGAGGGTTCGAAGGAGACATTTATACTACTGA
- the LOC108845871 gene encoding probable 2-oxoglutarate-dependent dioxygenase AOP1 isoform X1, whose protein sequence is MKKRFQKKSIVFKLESRKGKHHQNSQNQEMGSNSLLPLSDFIQLPVIDFSDQTLTPGTSKWDKVKADVRKALEDYGCFEALFPKVSYELDKSVFEAIEELFGLPIQAKERNVSPKPYHGYLSRDLYESLGIDDANLAERVNDFTQQLWPDHGNKRISETMHGVSDKLAELDVMVRRMILESFGIEKYIDEHLDSTNYLFRMMKYTPPPPHDGADTKLGLPCHTDKNIMTILHQYQIEGLEIQTKDEKWFKVKPSQHFSFIVMVGDSMCAFLNGRLSSTYHRVLMTAKKTRYTTALFSTPKTGVIIDSAEELIDEEHPRVFKPFEFNDYRDFYNTEDGYAAQSTLHAFCAL, encoded by the exons ATGAAAAAAcgattccaaaaaaaaagtatagtaTTTAAGCTAGAATCAAGAAAGGGAAAACACCATCAAAATTCTCAGAATCAAGAAATGGGTTCaaactctcttcttcctctttcagATTTTATTCAACTCCCAGTTATTGATTTCTCGGATCAAACCCTGACACCAGGAACCTCAAAGTGGGACAAAGTGAAGGCTGATGTTCGCAAAGCTTTAGAAGACTATGGCTGTTTTGAAGCTCTCTTTCCCAAAGTGTCTTATGAGCTTGATAAGTCTGTTTTCGAAGCCATAGAAGAACTTTTCGGTTTACCGATTCAGGCCAAAGAGAGAAATGTGTCGCCAAAACCCTATCATGGATATCTAAGCCGAGATCTTTACGAAAGTTTGGGGATAGATGATGCTAATCTTGCGGAGAGAGTCAACGACTTTACTCAACAGCTGTGGCCTGACCATGGAAACAAGAGAATAAG CGAGACGATGCATGGGGTTTCGGATAAATTAGCAGAACTGGATGTGATGGTGAGGAGAATGATACTGGAGAGTTTTGGGATAGAGAAATATATTGACGAACATCTTGACTCTACCAATTACCTTTTTCGCATGATGAAGTATACACCACCTCCTCCTCATGATGGTGCGGATACAAAATTAGGTTTACCTTGTCATACGGATAAAAACATCATGACAATACTTCATCAGTATCAAATTGAGGGTTTGGAAATTCAGACCAAAGACGAAAAATGGTTCAAAGTGAAGCCATCTCAGCATTTTTCTTTCATAGTAATGGTTGGAGATTCTATGTGT GCTTTTTTGAATGGCCGATTGTCTTCTACATATCACCGAGTCCTGATGACGGCAAAGAAGACAAGGTATACGACTGCCCTGTTCTCGACTCCAAAAACAGGAGTTATCATTGATTCAGCTGAAGAGCTTATCGATGAAGAACATCCACGTGTGTTCAAACCCTTTGAATTCAATGATTACCGTGACTTCTATAACACGGAAGATGGGTATGCAGCTCAGTCTACTCTCCATGCTTTCTGTGCTCTCTGA